One genomic region from Terasakiella sp. SH-1 encodes:
- a CDS encoding polyprenyl synthetase family protein: MLLEEPEGPEAQVVKAMRYSALGGGKRVRPFLVMMSSRLFNVSEQSALRVAAALEMVHCYSLIHDDLPAMDDDDLRRGRPTCHIEFDEATAILAGDALLTRAFEVLADEETHPSPSVRCQLVSELAKASGMNGMVGGQMIDLMAEKRELDIPEITRLQRLKTGALIVFACKAGAILGKAEELKRHALRNYGHDLGLAFQIADDLLDVEASEEETGKKVGKDAERGKATFVSLLGVERAREQAHILSEQACKHLDVFDSKTELLRAMAQYVVNRRS; the protein is encoded by the coding sequence ATGCTTCTGGAAGAACCAGAAGGCCCCGAAGCCCAAGTGGTGAAGGCCATGCGTTATAGTGCGCTGGGTGGCGGTAAACGGGTGCGCCCGTTCTTGGTGATGATGTCATCGCGCCTGTTTAATGTATCTGAACAAAGTGCGCTGCGCGTGGCGGCTGCCCTTGAGATGGTGCATTGTTATTCGCTGATCCATGATGATCTTCCAGCCATGGATGATGATGATCTGCGCCGTGGTCGTCCCACGTGCCATATCGAATTTGATGAAGCCACAGCTATTTTAGCAGGTGATGCGTTGCTCACCCGTGCTTTTGAAGTGTTGGCGGATGAAGAAACCCATCCCTCCCCATCTGTGCGCTGCCAATTGGTCAGTGAACTGGCCAAAGCTTCTGGCATGAACGGCATGGTCGGTGGTCAGATGATTGATCTGATGGCGGAAAAGCGTGAACTGGATATCCCTGAGATCACTCGTTTGCAGCGTTTGAAAACCGGGGCCTTGATTGTCTTTGCTTGTAAGGCCGGGGCCATTTTGGGCAAGGCGGAAGAGCTTAAACGCCATGCGCTGCGCAACTATGGTCATGATCTTGGTCTGGCGTTTCAGATCGCCGATGATCTGCTGGATGTAGAAGCCTCAGAAGAAGAAACAGGTAAAAAGGTTGGCAAGGATGCTGAACGCGGCAAAGCCACCTTTGTTTCTCTGTTAGGGGTGGAACGTGCGCGCGAACAAGCCCATATTCTTTCAGAACAGGCGTGCAAACATCTGGATGTTTTTGACAGCAAAACAGAATTATTGCGCGCCATGGCCCAATATGTGGTAAATCGCCGTAGTTAA
- the dxs gene encoding 1-deoxy-D-xylulose-5-phosphate synthase: MRNVSDTPLLDNVNSPADLKSLDLEQLKQLNDELRSDVVRIVSRTGGHLGASLGVNELTLALHYVFNTPDDKIIWDVGHQCYPHKVLTGRREDMKGLRQAGGLSGFTKRTESDYDPFGAGHSSTSISAGLGMAVARDLKGADNHVVAVIGDGSITAGMAYEAMNNAGALDSRLIVILNDNDMSIAPPVGAMSYYLSELLTSTTLKSFRHSAKDIVNKLPQSIAQTVKGAESAARKMVTGGSNIFSDLGFYYVGPIDGHNLEYLISVLENLRDDKDPGPVLLHIKTQKGHGYEPAEKSADKYHGVSKFDVVTGKQQKAKSNAPSYTGVFAKALVKEAECDDKIVGITAAMPSGTGLDVFADRFPDRMFDVGIAEQHAVTFAAGMATEGYKPFCALYSTFLQRGYDQLVHDAVLQHLPVRFAIDRAGLVGADGPTHAGTFDIAFLACLPDIVVMAPSDEAELMHMVATSAAIDDRSSAFRYPRGEGVGVELPEKGSVLEIGKGRIVKEGGKVAILSYGTRLKEALLAAEKLEALGLPTTVADARFAKPIDEALTKQLAQNHEVLITVEEGCVGGFGSQVTQYLMNEGLLDGNLKMRCLTMADAFIDHGDVYAQYEAAGINASGMVGAVLKALGRSVKDAQHA; encoded by the coding sequence ATACGTAACGTGTCTGACACCCCATTACTTGATAACGTCAATTCACCTGCTGATCTAAAGTCACTGGATCTGGAGCAGCTCAAGCAGCTTAATGATGAATTGCGCAGTGATGTGGTTCGCATTGTCTCGCGCACAGGCGGGCATCTAGGGGCGAGCCTTGGGGTCAATGAACTGACATTGGCGTTGCATTATGTGTTTAACACCCCAGATGACAAGATCATCTGGGATGTGGGCCATCAATGTTATCCACATAAGGTGCTGACCGGACGTCGCGAGGACATGAAAGGCTTGCGCCAAGCTGGTGGCCTGTCCGGTTTTACCAAACGCACGGAAAGTGACTATGACCCCTTTGGCGCAGGTCACAGTTCGACCTCTATTTCTGCGGGGCTGGGCATGGCGGTGGCACGCGACCTCAAAGGTGCAGACAACCATGTTGTTGCGGTCATTGGTGATGGTTCCATCACCGCAGGCATGGCTTATGAGGCCATGAACAATGCCGGTGCGCTGGATAGCCGCTTGATCGTGATTTTAAACGATAATGACATGTCCATTGCCCCACCTGTGGGCGCCATGAGCTATTACCTGTCAGAACTATTGACCAGCACGACGTTGAAGTCTTTCCGTCACAGTGCCAAGGATATCGTCAATAAACTGCCGCAATCCATTGCCCAGACGGTGAAGGGTGCAGAAAGTGCCGCGCGCAAGATGGTGACAGGTGGCAGCAATATCTTTAGTGATCTCGGCTTTTATTATGTTGGCCCCATTGATGGGCATAATCTGGAATATCTGATTTCGGTTTTGGAAAACCTGCGTGACGATAAAGATCCGGGTCCGGTTTTGCTGCATATCAAAACGCAAAAAGGCCATGGCTATGAACCTGCGGAAAAATCCGCTGATAAATACCATGGGGTGTCCAAGTTTGATGTGGTGACAGGCAAGCAGCAAAAAGCCAAATCCAATGCGCCAAGTTATACAGGCGTGTTTGCCAAGGCCCTGGTGAAAGAGGCCGAATGTGATGACAAGATCGTTGGCATCACGGCAGCCATGCCGTCTGGTACAGGTTTGGATGTGTTTGCCGATCGCTTCCCTGATCGTATGTTTGATGTGGGGATTGCTGAACAACATGCCGTGACTTTTGCGGCCGGTATGGCGACAGAAGGCTATAAGCCGTTTTGTGCGCTTTATTCCACTTTCTTGCAACGCGGATATGATCAGCTGGTTCATGATGCGGTGTTGCAACATTTGCCCGTGCGTTTTGCCATTGATCGCGCAGGTCTGGTGGGGGCTGATGGCCCAACCCATGCCGGGACCTTTGATATCGCCTTTTTGGCGTGCTTGCCCGATATCGTCGTCATGGCCCCATCGGATGAGGCCGAATTGATGCATATGGTTGCGACCTCCGCAGCCATTGATGATCGTTCAAGCGCGTTTCGTTATCCGCGTGGCGAAGGTGTGGGGGTGGAACTACCGGAAAAAGGCAGCGTCCTTGAAATCGGCAAGGGTCGCATTGTGAAAGAAGGCGGCAAGGTGGCGATCCTGTCTTATGGCACGCGCCTGAAAGAAGCGCTGTTAGCGGCCGAAAAGCTGGAAGCTTTGGGTTTACCAACAACTGTGGCGGATGCGCGTTTTGCTAAACCGATTGATGAGGCATTGACCAAGCAATTGGCGCAAAACCATGAAGTGCTGATTACGGTGGAAGAAGGTTGCGTTGGCGGCTTTGGTTCCCAAGTCACGCAATATCTCATGAATGAAGGTCTGTTGGATGGCAATTTGAAAATGCGTTGTCTGACCATGGCTGATGCCTTCATTGATCATGGGGATGTCTATGCCCAATATGAAGCCGCAGGTATCAATGCCTCCGGTATGGTGGGAGCTGTTTTAAAAGCACTGGGACGCTCGGTTAAAGATGCCCAACACGCCTAA
- a CDS encoding TlyA family RNA methyltransferase yields MPNTPKKKVAKLRLDQLLVDRGLVESKTRAQAMIMAGNVYSDTKRMDKAGQKVAEDIPIELKGQDHPWVSRGGLKLVKGLDEFDIDVTDFIGIDVGSSTGGFTDVLLTRGAAKVYSVDVGHGQLAWKLRSDDRVVVMERTNARHLDEDMIPDPIDIVVCDASFIGLQTVLPAAMDRVKDGGYLCALIKPQFEVGKGRVGKGGVVREPELHQEVCGKIEGWLNELPNWSVLGLTQSPIKGPEGNIEFLICARKEA; encoded by the coding sequence ATGCCCAACACGCCTAAGAAAAAAGTCGCCAAGCTGCGCCTGGACCAATTGCTGGTGGACCGTGGCCTTGTGGAAAGCAAGACTCGCGCCCAAGCCATGATCATGGCAGGCAATGTCTATTCTGATACCAAACGTATGGATAAGGCAGGCCAGAAGGTCGCCGAAGATATCCCCATTGAGCTGAAAGGTCAGGATCATCCGTGGGTGTCGCGCGGCGGACTTAAGCTGGTGAAAGGCTTGGATGAATTTGATATTGATGTCACTGATTTTATCGGCATTGATGTGGGGTCCTCCACCGGGGGCTTTACCGATGTGCTACTGACCCGCGGTGCAGCCAAAGTCTACAGTGTTGATGTGGGCCATGGCCAGTTGGCGTGGAAGTTGCGATCTGATGATCGTGTTGTGGTCATGGAACGCACCAATGCGCGTCACCTTGATGAAGACATGATCCCTGATCCCATTGATATCGTGGTCTGTGATGCCAGTTTCATCGGCTTGCAAACTGTTTTACCTGCGGCCATGGATCGGGTGAAAGACGGCGGTTATCTCTGTGCCTTGATCAAACCGCAGTTTGAGGTCGGTAAGGGTCGTGTGGGTAAAGGCGGTGTGGTGCGCGAACCGGAACTGCATCAGGAAGTCTGCGGTAAGATCGAAGGCTGGCTCAATGAGTTGCCCAATTGGTCCGTCCTCGGCCTGACCCAAAGCCCGATCAAGGGGCCGGAAGGCAATATCGAATTTCTGATTTGTGCCCGTAAGGAAGCATAG
- a CDS encoding nucleoside recognition domain-containing protein: MTEFATIILHAGRAGVELALFVLLPVMIVMLSFMRLLEAKGILDKLVDLVAPLLRPFGLPGLGVFAMIQVLFVSFAAPMATLAMMDRGGSPRRHIAATLAMVLGMAQANVVFPMAALGLNAPVTMGISALCGLIGAAFTYHIFAKNLPDRDDENEMTVKHKDADGPKGILDVINKAGAEALKITVGAIPMLVLALVFVALMRASGFMGLLEDLLTPALNQLDLPGSFIMAAITKVIAGGTAMMGVMKDFLDQDLMSIDEFNRLAGFLISPYDVAGIAVLISAGPRVAEVLKPALLGGAIAIALRTVLHWVLL; the protein is encoded by the coding sequence TTTGCCACTATCATTCTCCATGCTGGACGTGCAGGTGTTGAACTTGCCCTATTTGTTCTCTTACCTGTGATGATTGTGATGCTCAGCTTCATGCGTTTGCTTGAAGCCAAAGGCATTCTGGATAAATTAGTCGATCTGGTTGCCCCACTTTTACGCCCCTTTGGCCTGCCCGGCCTTGGGGTTTTTGCCATGATCCAAGTGCTATTTGTCAGTTTTGCCGCCCCCATGGCAACACTCGCCATGATGGATCGTGGTGGTTCCCCACGACGTCATATTGCTGCAACCCTTGCCATGGTTTTGGGTATGGCCCAAGCCAATGTGGTTTTTCCCATGGCCGCCCTTGGTCTAAACGCCCCTGTCACCATGGGGATTTCCGCGCTTTGTGGCCTGATCGGCGCGGCCTTTACCTATCATATCTTTGCCAAAAACCTACCGGACCGTGATGACGAAAATGAAATGACGGTCAAACACAAGGATGCCGATGGCCCCAAAGGAATTCTGGACGTCATCAATAAGGCCGGGGCCGAAGCCCTTAAAATCACCGTCGGGGCCATCCCCATGTTGGTGCTCGCCCTTGTCTTTGTCGCCCTCATGCGTGCCAGTGGATTTATGGGATTACTGGAAGATCTCCTCACCCCAGCGCTAAACCAGCTTGACCTGCCCGGTAGCTTCATTATGGCAGCAATCACTAAAGTCATTGCAGGCGGTACGGCCATGATGGGGGTGATGAAAGACTTCCTTGATCAGGACCTGATGAGCATTGATGAATTTAACCGCCTCGCCGGTTTTCTCATCAGCCCCTATGATGTGGCAGGTATCGCTGTACTCATTTCCGCAGGCCCGCGCGTGGCTGAAGTGTTAAAGCCTGCGCTACTGGGTGGTGCTATTGCCATTGCACTACGTACCGTTCTGCATTGGGTGTTGTTGTAA